In Candidatus Methanosphaera massiliense, the following are encoded in one genomic region:
- the fhcD gene encoding formylmethanofuran--tetrahydromethanopterin N-formyltransferase, protein MNSPIIEDTYAEAFKTKASYLLITAATRKLAYRAAVEATGFATSFIGCPAEAGIDQYVPPEKTPDNRPGYSIIICQNKTEKVEEQLLERVGQCVLTAATTAVFNLLPEAEKQTNLGFKLAFFADGYQEKITKYGKDMYKIPVMSGDFLIEENFGIVDAVAGGNLFIMAKTQQSALIAAEAAVNAIREISGVITPFPGGIVASGSKVGSKKYKFMNATTNEQYCPTLKDKIEDSKLPEDTNGVYELVFDGLTEENVIKATKAAVNAIKTIPDVQKISAGNYGGNLGKYKINLLE, encoded by the coding sequence ATGAATTCACCAATAATTGAAGATACATATGCAGAAGCATTTAAAACAAAAGCATCATATTTATTAATAACAGCAGCAACAAGAAAATTAGCATATCGTGCTGCAGTAGAAGCAACTGGTTTTGCAACATCATTCATTGGATGTCCTGCAGAAGCAGGAATAGATCAATACGTTCCACCAGAAAAAACGCCAGATAACAGACCTGGATACTCTATAATCATATGTCAAAACAAGACAGAAAAAGTAGAAGAACAATTACTAGAAAGAGTGGGACAATGTGTACTAACAGCAGCAACAACAGCAGTGTTTAACCTATTACCAGAAGCTGAAAAACAAACAAATCTAGGATTTAAGCTAGCATTCTTTGCAGATGGATACCAGGAAAAAATAACAAAATACGGAAAAGACATGTATAAAATTCCAGTAATGTCTGGAGATTTCTTAATAGAAGAAAACTTCGGAATAGTAGATGCTGTTGCAGGAGGAAACCTATTTATCATGGCAAAAACACAACAATCAGCATTAATTGCTGCAGAAGCTGCTGTAAATGCAATACGTGAAATATCTGGAGTAATAACACCATTTCCTGGAGGTATTGTAGCATCAGGTTCTAAAGTAGGATCTAAAAAATATAAATTTATGAATGCTACTACAAACGAACAATATTGTCCAACACTTAAAGATAAAATAGAAGATTCCAAACTACCTGAAGATACAAATGGTGTGTATGAATTAGTATTTGATGGTTTAACAGAAGAAAATGTAATTAAAGCAACAAAAGCTGCTGTAAATGCAATAAAAACAATACCTGATGTTCAGAAAATATCTGCAGGTAACTATGGTGGAAATCTTGGAAAATATAAAATAAATCTATTAGAATAG
- a CDS encoding cation:proton antiporter, whose protein sequence is MISDIYPVVLAVLIVLASVISIKWSISISIVEIILGIIAGNLGLLEPESWMIYVASIGGMVLTFLAGTEVNPKLMKDNLKECLMIGVASFLISFVLVFIVCEYMLLWPLTSSLLVATALSETSIAIVYSIILDKELSGKKIGTILMGSTFVTNICTAFALSALFMKPTIETLVFVIASVIILVFSYKYSDILFESQTFSMTSNQLELKYIFLLLVLLIFFATLGCGQALLPVFILGAILSKPFSHTNKNNMLKRLQTVAFTVITPIFFIVNGSKVSIPVILGALGVFLLIFVVRQIGKFIGVYTIVKTSLSKYHMYITMVMSTGLTFGLVAASYGLNNNIISSHVYSILTGVLVLSAIIPSIIGNKYFAPTEEDLKE, encoded by the coding sequence TTGATTAGTGATATTTATCCTGTAGTACTAGCAGTCCTTATTGTTTTAGCTAGTGTCATTTCAATTAAGTGGAGTATTTCCATATCTATTGTTGAAATTATACTTGGTATTATTGCAGGAAATTTAGGATTGTTAGAACCTGAAAGTTGGATGATTTATGTTGCTAGTATTGGAGGTATGGTATTAACATTCCTTGCTGGTACAGAAGTTAATCCAAAGTTAATGAAAGATAATTTAAAAGAATGTTTAATGATTGGTGTTGCATCATTTCTAATATCATTTGTACTCGTATTTATTGTATGTGAATATATGTTATTATGGCCTCTTACATCATCATTACTAGTTGCTACTGCATTATCAGAGACTTCTATTGCAATTGTTTATTCCATTATTCTTGATAAAGAGTTATCTGGTAAAAAGATAGGAACAATACTCATGGGATCTACATTTGTTACAAACATTTGTACGGCATTTGCATTAAGTGCTTTATTCATGAAACCTACCATAGAAACATTAGTATTTGTAATAGCATCTGTAATTATACTTGTATTCTCATATAAATACTCAGATATTTTATTTGAAAGTCAAACATTTAGTATGACAAGTAACCAGTTAGAACTTAAATACATATTCCTATTACTTGTATTATTAATATTCTTTGCAACTCTTGGTTGTGGACAGGCATTACTTCCAGTATTCATACTAGGAGCTATACTTTCTAAACCATTCAGCCATACCAACAAAAATAATATGCTTAAAAGATTACAGACAGTAGCATTTACTGTTATTACACCAATATTTTTCATAGTTAATGGATCAAAAGTATCAATTCCAGTTATACTTGGAGCATTAGGTGTGTTCTTATTAATATTTGTAGTACGTCAAATAGGAAAATTTATTGGAGTATATACAATTGTTAAAACAAGTTTAAGTAAGTATCATATGTATATTACAATGGTTATGAGTACGGGGTTAACCTTTGGATTAGTAGCAGCATCCTATGGACTTAATAATAATATAATTTCATCTCATGTTTATAGTATTCTAACAGGAGTGCTAGTTTTAAGTGCTATAATTCCAAGTATTATTGGTAATAAATATTTTGCTCCTACTGAAGAAGATTTAAAAGAATAA
- the hisH gene encoding imidazole glycerol phosphate synthase subunit HisH, producing MDYGSGNIRSIYNGFKHIGVKVNVSADKNDLKNSDAIILPGVGAFGAVMDNLSKYEDIIYSHIDEGKPLLGICLGLHMLFSNSEESPEAQGLNIFKGTVKRFDLPKGYKIPHMGWNRIRVNDTANNNTSLLSDADNEYMYFVHSYYIDPEDKDIITAYTDYGGKIPVAIGKDNVFALQFHPEKSGPSGLNILQKFVNQIE from the coding sequence ATAGATTATGGTAGTGGAAATATCAGAAGTATTTATAACGGTTTTAAGCATATAGGCGTTAAGGTAAATGTTTCAGCTGATAAGAATGATTTAAAAAATTCAGATGCTATCATATTACCAGGAGTAGGCGCATTCGGAGCTGTGATGGATAACTTATCCAAATATGAAGATATTATCTATTCACATATTGATGAGGGTAAACCATTATTAGGAATTTGTCTTGGATTACATATGTTATTCTCTAATAGTGAGGAAAGTCCTGAAGCACAGGGTTTAAACATATTTAAAGGAACAGTTAAACGATTTGATTTACCAAAAGGTTATAAGATACCACACATGGGCTGGAATAGAATTAGAGTAAATGATACTGCTAATAATAATACTAGTTTATTATCTGATGCTGATAATGAATACATGTATTTTGTACACTCTTATTACATAGACCCGGAAGATAAAGATATTATAACAGCTTATACAGATTACGGTGGTAAGATTCCAGTGGCAATTGGTAAAGATAATGTATTCGCATTACAATTCCACCCCGAGAAAAGTGGTCCTAGTGGACTTAACATTTTACAGAAATTCGTGAATCAGATTGAATAA
- a CDS encoding bifunctional 5,6,7,8-tetrahydromethanopterin hydro-lyase/3-hexulose-6-phosphate synthase — translation MYEIGEALIGDGPELAHIDLIVGDKKGPVGTAYATNMASMSVGHTPLLAVIRPNLPVKPATLIVPKVTIQNLEDANKIFGPAQTAVGRAVADAVEEEIIPKNMVEDIVIMVNVFIDPSAKDYRKIYQYNYGATKLAIKRAFDKYPSIDKVLAEKDRGTHPIMGFKAMKLWNPPYLQVALDLDNEDKMRSIIRDLPKRERILIEAGTPLVKKFGVDIISKIREERPGAFIIADLKTLDVGRVEVKMAADETADAVAISGLGTNESIEKAIHECSKQGIYSILDMMNVQDIPAKLEQLELKPNIVLLHRNIDSETMNDNDNEQQSEWGNIKEIKAKLGKRGLIAVAGGVTPEKVNTALDNGANIIIAGRYIIGSSDVRRAAEDFLRYMPQDSDTMRVALDEDEEI, via the coding sequence ATGTATGAAATAGGAGAAGCTTTAATCGGAGACGGACCTGAATTAGCACATATCGACCTTATTGTAGGTGATAAGAAAGGTCCAGTAGGAACTGCTTACGCAACAAACATGGCAAGTATGTCTGTAGGACACACACCATTATTAGCTGTTATAAGACCAAACTTACCAGTGAAACCTGCAACACTTATTGTACCTAAAGTAACAATACAAAACTTAGAAGATGCAAATAAAATATTTGGTCCTGCACAAACAGCAGTAGGACGTGCAGTTGCTGATGCTGTAGAAGAAGAAATAATACCTAAAAACATGGTAGAAGATATTGTTATAATGGTAAATGTATTCATTGATCCTTCAGCTAAGGATTATCGTAAAATTTACCAATACAACTATGGTGCTACCAAATTAGCAATTAAACGTGCATTTGATAAATATCCATCAATAGACAAAGTATTAGCAGAAAAAGATAGAGGAACACATCCAATTATGGGATTCAAAGCAATGAAATTATGGAATCCACCATATCTACAAGTAGCATTAGATTTAGATAATGAAGATAAAATGCGTAGCATAATTAGAGATTTACCAAAACGTGAAAGAATTCTTATTGAAGCAGGTACACCTCTTGTTAAAAAATTCGGTGTAGATATTATTAGTAAAATAAGAGAAGAACGTCCTGGTGCTTTCATTATTGCTGATCTTAAAACTTTAGATGTTGGAAGAGTAGAAGTTAAAATGGCAGCAGATGAAACAGCTGATGCTGTAGCTATCTCTGGTCTTGGAACAAATGAATCTATAGAAAAAGCTATACATGAATGTTCAAAACAAGGAATTTACTCCATACTTGATATGATGAATGTACAGGATATTCCTGCTAAACTTGAACAACTTGAATTAAAACCTAACATAGTTTTATTACATAGAAATATTGACTCTGAAACAATGAATGATAATGATAATGAACAACAATCCGAATGGGGAAACATTAAAGAAATTAAAGCTAAACTTGGTAAACGCGGTTTAATTGCTGTTGCTGGTGGTGTAACACCTGAGAAAGTTAACACAGCTCTAGATAATGGTGCTAATATTATAATTGCAGGTAGATACATTATTGGTTCTTCTGATGTAAGAAGAGCAGCAGAAGATTTCCTCAGATATATGCCACAAGACTCTGACACAATGAGAGTAGCATTAGATGAAGATGAAGAAATATAA
- a CDS encoding pro-sigmaK processing inhibitor BofA family protein translates to MIIEMITLILLILIAIPVLYALLKIGSILIKIIFHLFMGWILLILVNFIPGISIPITLLTILVSGFGGIFGTILLVILYLI, encoded by the coding sequence ATGATAATAGAAATGATAACATTAATCCTATTAATCCTTATTGCAATACCAGTACTATATGCATTACTTAAAATAGGAAGCATATTAATTAAGATTATATTCCACCTATTTATGGGATGGATTTTATTAATTTTAGTTAATTTCATACCTGGAATTAGTATCCCAATAACTTTACTAACAATACTAGTATCGGGATTCGGAGGTATCTTTGGAACAATACTACTAGTAATATTATACTTGATATAG
- a CDS encoding methylated-DNA--[protein]-cysteine S-methyltransferase — MSNLTSLKYIVFNSLIGEIAIVWNNKDKLLKQIILPDVNTGKFNYGKIDYHGVLSETDPDDYIMEVMSDVKEIIMGKDIHFDYSHLDFSILTDFQRIVLLKQKDIPHGRVTSYKKLAELIDKPKSARPVANVLSSNPFPIVIPCHRTVRSDWTIGGYVGMNDGLYKRLILENEGVQFEKDVVQKKYRFPSEDLSIPSL, encoded by the coding sequence GTGTCTAATTTAACTTCATTAAAATATATTGTTTTCAATTCTTTAATAGGCGAAATAGCTATTGTATGGAATAATAAAGATAAACTTCTTAAACAGATTATTCTTCCCGATGTTAACACTGGGAAATTTAATTATGGTAAAATAGATTATCATGGAGTATTATCTGAAACAGATCCTGATGATTATATCATGGAAGTCATGTCTGATGTTAAGGAAATTATTATGGGCAAGGATATTCATTTTGATTATAGTCATTTGGATTTTTCTATTCTCACGGATTTTCAGAGAATTGTTTTGTTAAAACAAAAGGATATCCCACATGGAAGGGTAACTAGTTATAAGAAATTAGCTGAGTTAATAGATAAACCTAAAAGTGCAAGACCAGTTGCTAATGTTTTATCTTCAAATCCATTTCCGATAGTTATTCCTTGTCACAGAACAGTTCGTTCTGATTGGACTATTGGTGGGTATGTAGGTATGAATGATGGATTATATAAGCGATTAATATTAGAAAATGAGGGAGTTCAGTTTGAGAAGGATGTTGTGCAGAAAAAGTATCGTTTTCCTTCTGAGGATTTAAGTATTCCCTCCTTATAA
- a CDS encoding AIR synthase-related protein — protein MDIEEYTKTSLRNKKDKKETIEKLSKIIQYYKDITPQQAEKLSKTIYDEVNTTEQLNQDALGDLLQYPKTNIGMGEFGVGSRGQGDFYVHSKIAKIIKNTETESIVNPTAQDDGGVVKVEDTYYITTAIDGIHSRLSDYPFLAGFHTARATLRDVCVMGATPVALISDIHLADDGDIGKIFDYTAGICAVSELTGVPLVSGSTLRVGGDMVLGNRLVGAVGAVGSSNNIPKARSEAHEGDVILMTEGSGGGTITTTSIYNNYPEVIKETLNVQFVKASKLLNNYDKQEDIHAMTDITNGGINGDSNEINKTTGLGIHLYREKINELINPKVYSMLNDLDIDPLGVSIDSLMIIVSPKCVSSITQLLEETNIRVGIIGEVTGTGKTYIEDSNGEVELLTPKFREAAYTPIKKIIETINETDFEENKKIIDKSAKEAIDKKNRLVKYIEDKYE, from the coding sequence ATGGACATAGAAGAATACACAAAAACAAGTCTGAGAAATAAAAAAGACAAAAAAGAAACAATAGAAAAACTTTCAAAGATAATACAATACTACAAAGACATAACTCCTCAACAAGCAGAAAAATTAAGTAAAACAATATATGATGAAGTGAATACAACAGAACAATTAAACCAAGATGCACTAGGTGATTTACTACAATATCCTAAAACAAACATTGGAATGGGCGAATTTGGAGTAGGATCACGGGGACAAGGAGACTTCTATGTACATAGTAAAATAGCAAAAATAATAAAAAACACTGAAACTGAATCAATAGTAAATCCAACAGCACAGGATGACGGTGGCGTTGTAAAAGTAGAGGACACATATTATATAACAACAGCTATTGATGGAATACATTCCAGATTAAGTGATTACCCCTTCTTAGCAGGTTTTCACACAGCAAGAGCTACATTAAGAGACGTATGTGTAATGGGAGCAACTCCTGTAGCACTGATTAGTGACATACACCTAGCAGATGATGGTGATATAGGTAAAATATTTGATTATACTGCAGGAATATGTGCAGTAAGTGAACTTACTGGTGTACCATTAGTATCCGGAAGTACCCTACGTGTTGGTGGAGATATGGTTTTAGGAAATAGATTAGTAGGAGCAGTAGGAGCAGTAGGTTCATCAAATAATATACCTAAGGCAAGAAGTGAAGCCCATGAAGGAGATGTTATTTTAATGACAGAGGGTTCCGGTGGAGGAACCATTACCACAACATCTATCTATAACAATTATCCTGAAGTAATAAAAGAAACATTGAATGTACAATTTGTTAAAGCATCCAAATTATTAAATAATTATGATAAACAGGAAGATATTCATGCAATGACCGATATTACAAATGGTGGTATAAATGGAGATTCAAATGAGATAAACAAAACCACAGGCTTAGGAATTCATTTATATCGTGAGAAAATAAATGAGTTAATAAATCCGAAGGTATATTCTATGCTTAACGACTTAGATATTGACCCTTTAGGTGTATCTATTGATTCATTGATGATAATTGTATCACCAAAATGCGTATCTAGTATAACACAGCTATTAGAAGAGACTAATATTAGAGTAGGAATTATCGGAGAAGTTACTGGTACTGGTAAAACATATATTGAAGATTCTAATGGCGAGGTTGAATTACTCACGCCTAAGTTTAGAGAAGCAGCTTATACTCCTATTAAAAAGATTATTGAAACGATTAATGAAACAGACTTTGAAGAAAACAAAAAAATTATTGATAAATCTGCAAAAGAGGCTATTGATAAAAAAAATAGGCTTGTAAAATATATTGAAGATAAATATGAATGA
- a CDS encoding sugar phosphate nucleotidyltransferase: MNDTVGMILCGGFGKRLRPVTETIPKPLVELKENYTILDKQIFDFKSAGVKKVILLTGFLGEKIEERYGDEYMGVEIEYVKEEQPLGTLNAIRLGMEHIDDDTQCVIRNGDVVADLSIKKMIEDGEKSPYDFTIFVTQMTSPYGIVELSGDKIVSFKEKPLLDYYINGGIYFSKGKLDFGSYKSGDIEKTIFPELAKDKKLGYYKENGLFWMAVDTSKELQQVQKEYSNRIDKPWGYEKVLIYTEKYLTKELFIKEGYQTSFHYHPNKDETMYIVSGKGYIEFEDKKEYFGAKDTVRIEPKTPHTIVAIENTVLHEVSTPDLDDTIRIKDFYDSRTPTGTR, from the coding sequence ATGAATGATACAGTGGGAATGATTCTATGTGGTGGATTCGGTAAGAGACTAAGACCTGTAACCGAAACCATACCAAAACCATTAGTAGAATTAAAAGAAAACTACACCATCCTAGACAAACAGATATTTGACTTTAAAAGCGCAGGCGTGAAAAAAGTAATATTATTAACAGGATTCCTTGGAGAAAAAATAGAGGAACGATATGGCGACGAATACATGGGTGTAGAAATAGAATATGTTAAAGAAGAACAACCTCTCGGAACCCTTAATGCTATAAGATTAGGTATGGAACATATAGATGATGATACTCAATGTGTAATCAGAAATGGAGATGTTGTTGCAGATTTAAGTATTAAGAAAATGATAGAAGACGGTGAAAAATCACCATATGACTTTACAATATTTGTAACACAGATGACCTCACCTTATGGTATTGTAGAACTCAGTGGAGACAAAATTGTATCCTTTAAAGAAAAACCATTACTAGACTACTATATTAATGGAGGAATATACTTCTCTAAAGGTAAATTAGATTTCGGATCTTATAAAAGTGGAGATATCGAAAAAACAATATTCCCTGAATTAGCTAAAGATAAAAAACTAGGATATTACAAAGAAAATGGCCTATTTTGGATGGCTGTTGACACAAGCAAAGAATTACAACAAGTACAAAAAGAATATTCCAATAGAATAGATAAACCATGGGGATATGAAAAAGTACTTATCTATACTGAAAAATATCTTACAAAAGAATTATTCATAAAAGAAGGTTATCAAACCAGTTTCCATTATCATCCAAATAAGGACGAAACAATGTATATTGTAAGTGGAAAAGGATACATAGAATTTGAAGATAAAAAAGAATACTTTGGAGCTAAGGATACTGTAAGAATTGAACCTAAAACACCACACACAATAGTGGCAATAGAAAACACGGTATTACATGAAGTATCAACACCAGATCTTGATGATACTATTAGAATCAAAGATTTTTATGATTCAAGAACACCAACAGGTACAAGATAA
- a CDS encoding PHP domain-containing protein, which produces MKIDTHIHSKYSKDSITPLEDIIKYSQKIGLNAIAITDHDEIEGTWAVRKLEHEGLLLIPGEEVSSTKGHIVALGITDYIKPLQTPAETIDQIHDNAGIAIAAHPYCYYRSGLGDIVQSLDIDAMETKNSRFIFGVSNYLSKKVSEKNNVPPIGASDAHFIKGIGRCYTEIPEADDVDTILKYIKKGKSTAHGERTPMNLIIKEVIRKKGHRTKPKTE; this is translated from the coding sequence ATGAAAATTGATACACACATTCACAGTAAATACTCTAAGGATTCAATCACGCCTTTAGAAGACATAATCAAGTATAGTCAGAAAATAGGTTTAAATGCAATAGCAATAACAGATCATGATGAAATAGAAGGTACATGGGCAGTAAGAAAACTAGAACATGAAGGATTACTACTAATTCCTGGAGAAGAAGTTAGTAGTACTAAGGGACATATTGTAGCATTAGGAATAACAGATTATATAAAACCACTACAGACTCCAGCAGAAACAATAGACCAGATTCATGATAATGCAGGAATAGCAATAGCAGCACATCCCTACTGTTATTATAGAAGTGGTCTTGGGGACATAGTACAATCATTAGATATCGATGCAATGGAAACAAAGAATTCAAGATTTATATTTGGAGTATCTAATTATTTAAGTAAGAAAGTTTCTGAAAAAAATAACGTTCCACCAATTGGAGCAAGTGATGCACATTTTATTAAAGGAATAGGCCGATGCTACACGGAAATACCAGAAGCAGATGATGTAGATACAATATTAAAATACATAAAAAAAGGAAAATCCACGGCTCATGGTGAAAGAACACCAATGAATCTTATAATTAAAGAAGTAATTAGAAAAAAAGGTCATAGAACCAAACCAAAAACAGAATAA
- a CDS encoding NAD(P)H-hydrate dehydratase, translating to MKEVLTPLEMRAVDKNTEYNNIPTLVLMENAGASIAHYIVNKYPDKKKISIYSGKGGNGGDGFVIARHLLNYGYHIHLYLLTRPENINNNDSKINWESIKIISETNKNLKVYKITDSTQLKPDNSDIIIDAILGTGVNGKIRQPTAKAIDTINYSPAIRISVDVPSGLDPETGAVHDKSVIAHETLTLHKAKTGLLSAEEKYVGHVEVLDIGIPRVSEEYVGEGDLLKLSTPRVNSHKGENGSVLIIGSNPDYIGAVIFAAQACTSQSIDLIYIVAPESSANLIKQYNPEFIVRSVPGNVLSMNGYEVIEPLISKVDSILIGSGAGLDDKTRELFNHILCKTDKPVIIDADALKLVDRENIKKGNVIVTPHAFEFKKFFDCELPDKFDDRIDMVCKLAKEYNTIILLKGVVDIIASPDDYKLNRTGNQGMTVGGTGDILAGLTTAISTKNSLFEAAYIACFILGVAGDKALDNYGFNYSSNDILKLI from the coding sequence ATGAAGGAAGTATTAACACCATTAGAAATGAGAGCAGTTGATAAAAATACTGAATACAATAATATACCTACATTGGTATTAATGGAGAATGCTGGTGCAAGTATAGCTCATTATATAGTAAATAAATATCCTGATAAGAAAAAAATATCAATCTACTCTGGAAAAGGTGGTAATGGCGGTGATGGATTTGTAATAGCAAGACATCTCCTAAATTATGGATATCATATTCACTTATATCTATTAACAAGACCTGAAAACATAAATAACAATGATTCAAAGATTAACTGGGAATCAATAAAAATAATATCAGAAACCAATAAGAATTTAAAGGTTTATAAAATAACTGATTCAACACAGTTAAAACCAGATAATTCTGATATAATAATTGATGCGATTCTAGGAACAGGAGTTAATGGTAAAATTAGACAGCCAACGGCAAAGGCTATTGATACTATTAATTATTCTCCAGCTATAAGAATATCAGTTGATGTACCATCTGGACTTGACCCTGAAACAGGAGCTGTACATGATAAATCAGTTATAGCACATGAAACATTAACCTTACATAAAGCTAAGACAGGATTATTATCTGCAGAGGAGAAGTATGTGGGTCATGTTGAAGTATTAGATATCGGTATACCAAGAGTTTCAGAGGAATATGTTGGTGAAGGTGATTTATTAAAATTAAGTACTCCCAGGGTTAATTCACATAAAGGTGAGAATGGGTCCGTACTAATTATTGGATCTAACCCTGATTACATTGGAGCTGTAATTTTTGCAGCACAAGCTTGTACTTCCCAATCAATAGATCTTATATATATTGTGGCTCCAGAGTCCTCTGCTAATCTGATTAAACAATATAATCCAGAATTCATTGTTAGAAGTGTTCCTGGAAACGTGTTATCAATGAATGGATATGAGGTTATAGAACCATTAATTAGTAAAGTTGATTCTATATTAATTGGTTCAGGTGCTGGATTAGATGATAAGACTCGTGAATTATTTAATCATATATTATGTAAAACTGATAAGCCAGTTATCATTGATGCAGATGCATTAAAATTAGTTGATCGTGAAAATATTAAAAAAGGAAATGTTATTGTAACACCCCATGCTTTTGAGTTTAAAAAATTTTTCGACTGTGAATTACCAGATAAATTTGATGATAGGATTGACATGGTTTGTAAGTTAGCAAAAGAATATAATACAATTATTCTTTTGAAGGGTGTTGTTGATATTATTGCTTCTCCTGATGATTATAAATTGAATCGTACTGGTAATCAGGGTATGACTGTTGGTGGAACAGGTGATATTCTCGCTGGCTTAACAACCGCAATATCTACAAAAAATAGTTTATTTGAGGCAGCTTATATAGCCTGTTTTATACTAGGAGTTGCAGGTGATAAAGCACTTGATAATTATGGATTTAATTATTCATCTAATGATATTTTAAAATTAATATAG
- a CDS encoding UPF0104 family protein, producing MDYKKVFGLLSVGIVILVAMILFIGPGEVLNALQTADMKYVLLAIIIQFIIMTLWNVKWGIIVSGLDISYKKLPLFAMLLVGLAVNNLTPSGRGGGEPVRAYLLSKSSGAGFRKTFATVMSDKLFDTFPFLTLAIIAMIYLIFTLHLSQTMVITLIAVIILFVILLGFILYICFNEELGLRTVAWIFRQLNRFMSRDLTKYESKSKSAMRGFQTSLKYLMKDRKVFFQALIIAFIVWILEILRVYVVFLAFGVQVSFGMIASVFLLSTLVGMIPALPGGIGAVDGIMILVYSMAGVPSSISTAVTLVERLISYWMVSGLGLLVLPYFGTGVLDKVDLDE from the coding sequence ATGGATTATAAAAAAGTCTTTGGATTATTGTCAGTTGGTATTGTAATATTAGTTGCAATGATTCTTTTCATTGGTCCAGGTGAAGTATTAAATGCTTTGCAAACAGCTGATATGAAATATGTATTACTAGCTATAATAATTCAATTCATTATAATGACTCTGTGGAATGTAAAATGGGGTATCATAGTATCTGGATTGGATATATCCTATAAAAAACTACCATTGTTTGCAATGTTACTTGTAGGATTAGCAGTGAACAATTTAACACCTAGTGGTCGGGGTGGTGGAGAACCAGTTAGAGCTTATTTATTAAGTAAGAGTTCTGGTGCTGGTTTTAGAAAGACATTCGCCACGGTAATGAGTGATAAATTATTTGATACATTTCCATTTTTAACATTGGCTATTATTGCAATGATTTACTTAATATTCACGCTACATTTAAGCCAAACAATGGTTATTACATTAATTGCTGTTATAATTCTCTTTGTAATATTACTAGGATTTATACTGTACATATGCTTTAATGAAGAATTAGGTCTTAGAACTGTAGCATGGATTTTTAGGCAATTAAACAGGTTCATGTCTCGTGATTTAACAAAATATGAATCAAAATCAAAATCTGCAATGAGAGGATTCCAGACTAGTTTAAAATACCTTATGAAAGATCGTAAAGTCTTCTTCCAAGCACTAATCATAGCATTTATTGTATGGATTTTGGAGATATTACGTGTTTATGTTGTATTTTTAGCATTTGGAGTCCAAGTATCATTTGGTATGATTGCCTCAGTATTCCTACTTTCAACATTAGTTGGTATGATTCCAGCATTACCTGGAGGTATAGGAGCAGTTGATGGTATAATGATTCTAGTATATTCTATGGCAGGAGTACCATCATCCATATCCACAGCAGTAACACTAGTAGAAAGACTAATCTCATACTGGATGGTATCAGGACTAGGATTACTAGTACTTCCATACTTTGGAACAGGAGTATTAGACAAAGTAGACTTGGACGAATAA